Proteins from a single region of Oreochromis niloticus isolate F11D_XX linkage group LG7, O_niloticus_UMD_NMBU, whole genome shotgun sequence:
- the lrrk2 gene encoding leucine-rich repeat serine/threonine-protein kinase 2 isoform X2, with the protein MVNKEELEERLKKLLVRLKTPQEDRQLCTLIQIIQDLLFLAHTDYAELFEDKDVHVPLVLVLSTHISSRGVQQVGWSLLCQLIEICPTTLDQLTRPLDEAQEWEVEGVHQQILKVLSQYSADCRVTMVALRALALLLRSAKIPLLVLLEEEEDVFGLVVYAMKAFPTSEEVQLQGCTALQLLLEEVSDDHLVEFVENQDHAVVLAALKRFPDNSEMQLQALKALLPLAHPGSNVEVLMSGGTRCYSTIIAAMDAFPEVEELQEKACSLFKRFTSESYNDILVRNGVHRVAVRACQTFPNNAKLQAAALSCLANLTATIVQNKAVAEQGLEEGEEEENRGNGQVEDMELSWMKECFTALELHADEPGVQEAACWAIHSLLLHGAALNHLEEEQDERTPVYRQLMAAMLLHFASPNVFNAATSAIATLITNNSKMRSLLLSSGLHVNLVEMMKRHSDSAEVSISACKLLNLLFQGRTASLDELTMAMNQILSTMKFHNFNLEVQLEALQASLVFLCPDRSLREHGNSVADPDMADVSLKVLKNQCVVEGAHILYLEALNRFISSSAIQTCGLKVLSALADCSGAVDLLCQQGAIDTVLHTLQMFPQEREIHYWGLTLLTYVVSKKKLSRMIVPVLASVVVTALIQYREDSEMLLKCLQVALRMLDACSGAAAELQKEDFDRHIFQCLREETDQSISPLRKSVCLALSKMWCDSELHYSMLEKACMDGDTTMAECLIELGADINKKTKNESLIYQVCERGGPLELVELLLSRGCHEQHLRRALAVSVKRGDGPTVIQLLGRLGLDLNNNALCLGGFRLGRLDAAWLSPLLGERSRTYSLRYNNTKGPSLAKYIQFLQRAKSVNCPPRSVTDPCLTSGYISDESDDSSFSFTSLEDGLFFNDDMESDGSDSLSGALSPKSYNNSSEELRGESLRRKQGRRRHASAESGQTESEHTEPLHRRYGRNSSSQKVLGSAENSAALPKEKERIHLLDLSGNELNSLSCLNDGFVQQQLWHIHRLDLSYNCLLEFPSELCLSLKNLTRLDLQGNQLQSLPQELLSLPSLSMLNASRNCVGPQLTFDPEVTCPKLKQLNLSFNKITTFPFELGRTMHTLEELYMEGNCITELCTPLCLPEIKLLDVSKNGVENISADFLRSCPKLETLNVSMNKLCSLSRLPSKIMTLKLANNSFASIPEAVLELPVLRSVDMRTNSIVVLPGPASWVSSIIRELMFSQNCIQTLDLSGPIHKWTRLEKLHLSANRLTEIPPQIGLLEGLTSLDVSHNTNLRSFPDEMGKLSRLWDLPLDGLQLQLDLKLTGSKTKDIVRFLQQRLKKAVPYYRMKLIVVGNAGSGKTSLIQQLMKLKRSQLNSKQTSFGIDVRDWTVRERDKKKMVLNVWDFSGGEEFSGSHPHFLTSRALYLVVYNISKGTSQVDALKPWLFNIKAVAPLSPVILVGTHTDVSEDSQLQNCLSKIRQEILIHQGFPVIRDYYMVSVCEDSDAIARLRKAIVREVTSFKIQDQPVMGQLVPDSYVELERRILQERARVPPEFPVLRHHELLQLIQESQLQLEEAELPHAIHFLSEVGVLLHFDDPALELQELYFIDPQWLCSVISQKLTLKSCGYWEHPKGVVQRSVVEKFLSETKCFPKSHLTQFLKLLEKFQIALPFGEDQLLVPSSLSKHRPVIELPHCENSEVIVRLYEMPYFPMDYWSRQISRLLEASSYLLCGREKMVRPNRIYWRRGIYLNWSQEAYCLVEENPSSCVRITVPASCKGRLLLGQVVDHIDSLLEEWFPGLLNTDMHGSGEALLKKWALYSPEDGQEWRKIPLEDIFTDFLGASAENRPCTLPVFQTAPDLLLSDQPAGTTLDSEELDIDLSLENRLGDGGFGTVYRGVYKNEDVAVKIFNKHASELYIYRLLRQELVVLGRLRHPSLVSLLAAGSTPQVLVMELALRGSLDSLFQKKNVSFNQKLQHRIALQVADGLRYLHSAMIIYRDLKPHNILLFNLKTDSDIIAKITDYGIAQYCCSMGVRSSEGTAGFRAPEVARGNVIYNQQADVFSFGLLLYDLMTRGERISDGMKFPSEFDEIAVQGKLPDPVKHYGCSPWPSFQVLIKECLQESPQDRPTSAQVFDRLNSGEMLCLMRELVVPGVLSAECFILSSGADSNSSSHRVWLGGGSRTQKKGSITAVDLNTNTVATQAGSFEVDTSPVLCLVTVQIPNEDSDWLVAGTQSGSLVVINSRDTSTWHHLQRVTDAVTSLYFHVHPRRTQRKNYLLVGTADGILSIYEDSVLKQENGQPVKTLSVGNVNTPVMCLGQSVHSLDSRSVWAGCGPKILSFTADYDVCKSIDTRPNLFSHQQRSLGSEACVYRMVVDKYVYLSKARTTTVEVWDKRSERMVDCIDCAQIIRRDRGGDGREAELPSEASPSWATVKALLLPNAAMLWIGTRRGHLLLLELPKHQILQVMESHCDSLRCMASALIQTLNRENVVLVLGRRQTQHKNPNDEESVLTVWNSMLPVEVKDLKKHCEKREQIAAKMREQLHQ; encoded by the exons ATGGTTAACAAAGAGGAGCTGgaagaaaggctgaaaaaacTTTTGGTGAGGCTGAAAACTCCCCAGGAAGACAGGCAACTGTGCACGCTGATTCAAATCATCCAGGATCTGCTTTTCCTGGCGCACACCGACTATG CTGAACTGTTTGAAGACAAAGATGTCCACGTGCCCCTCGTGCTGGTTCTGTCtacccacatcagcagcagaggAGTCCAGCAG GTTGGCTGGTCATTGCTGTGTCAGCTGATTGAAATATGCCCCACTACACTGGACCAGTTAACCAGACCTTTGGATGAAGCCCAAGAGTGGGAGGTAGAGGGAGTGCACCA GCAGATCCTCAAGGTGTTATCTCAGTACAGCGCAGATTGTCGAGTGACCATGGTTGCACTCAGAGCCTTGGCACTGCTGCTCAGATCAG CCAAGATTCctctgctggtgctgctggaggaggaggaggacgtgTTTGGCCTTGTGGTGTACGCCATGAAGGCGTTTCCTACAAGTGAAGAAGTGCAACTCCAAGGCTGCACAGCTCTGCAGCTGCTTCTGGAGGAAG TCAGTGATGACCACCTTGTGGAGTTTGTGGAGAACCAGGATCACGCTGTGGTTCTGGCAGCACTCAAGAGGTTTCCGGACAACTCAGAGATGCAGCTGCAGGCTTTAAAAGCGCTGCTTCCTCTGGCTCACCCTG GCAGTAATGTGGAGGTGTTGATGTCAGGGGGCACTCGGTGCTACAGCACCATCATCGCTGCCATGGATGCTTTCCCTGAGGTGGAGGAGCTGCAGGAGAAAGCCTGCTCCCTGTTCAAAAGGTTTACTTCAG AGAGTTACAACGACATCCTGGTGAGGAATGGTGTCCACAGAGTCGCAGTCAGAGCCTGCCAGACTTTCCCTAACAACGCCAAGCTGCAAGCCGCTGCTCTGTCCTGCCTGGCTAACCTCA CTGCAACCATCGTGCAGAACAAAGCGGTGGCCGAGCAGGGTCTggaggaaggagaggaggaggagaacagGGGTAACGGGCAGGTGGAGGACATGGAGCTGAGCTGGATGAAGGAATGCTTTACTGCACTGGAGCTCCACGCAGATGAGCCAGGTGTTCAG GAAGCTGCGTGCTGGGCCATTCACAGTCTGTTACTGCACGGAGCTGCACTGAACCATCTAGAAGAAGAGCAGGATGAAAG GACTCCTGTTTATAGACAGCTGATGGCGGCCATGCTGCTCCACTTCGCCTCTCCTAATGTGTTTAATGCTGCTACCAGCGCCATCGCCACACTCATCACAAACAACA GTAAAATGCGTTCTTTGCTGCTGTCAAGTGGCCTTCATGTGAATTTGGTGGAGATGATGAAGAGACATTCAGACTCAGCCGAGGTTTCCATCAGTGCCTGCAAACTGTTAAACCTGCTCTTCCAGGGAAG GACAGCCAGTCTGGATGAGTTGACCATGGCCATGAACCAGATCCTCAGCACCATGAAGTTTCATAACTTTAATCTTGAGGTTCAGCTGGAGGCTCTGCAAGCCAGCTTGGTCTTCCTTTGCCCGG ACAGGAGTTTAAGGGAGCACGGCAACTCGGTCGCAGATCCCGACATGGCCGACGTGTCTCTGAAGGTCCTGAAAAACCAGTGTGTGGTGGAAGGAGCTCACATCCTCTACCTGGAGGCTCTCAACAGG TTCATCAGCAGCTCAGCCATTCAAACGTGTGGTTTGAAGGTGCTGTCTGCTCTGGCTGACTGCTCTGGTGCGGTGGATCTTCTgtgccagcagggggcgataGACACAGTGCTGCATACACTACAAATGTTCCCACAGGAACGAG AGATACACTACTGGGGGCTGACCCTACTCACCTACGTTGTGTCCAAGAAGAAGCTCTCGAGGATGATCGTACCTGTACTGGCCTCCGTTGTGGTTACCGCTCTAATTCAGTACAGAGAAGACTCTGAGATGCTGCTAAAG tgtttacaggtgGCATTGAGGATGCTAGACGCCTGTTCAGGAGCAGCTGCTGAACTGCAGAAAGAAGACTTTGACAGGCATATCTTCCAGTGCCTTAGAGAAGAGACTGACCAGAGCATCAGTCCA CTGCGGAAGTCGGTGTGCCTGGCTCTGTCTAAAATGTGGTGCGACTCAGAGCTGCACTACAGCATGCTGGAAAAGGCCTGCATGGATGGAGATACGACAATGGCCGAGTGTCTGATCGAGCTGGGAGCTGACATCAACAAGAAGACCAAAAATGAGTCTCTCATTTaccag GTCTGTGAGAGAGGTGGACCTCTGGAACTGGTGGAACTCTTGTTAAGCCGAGGCTGCCACGAGCAGCACCTCCGCAGGGCTCTGGCCGTGAGCGTGAAGAGGGGTGACGGGCCCACAGTCATCCAGTTACTTGGCCGTCTGGGTCTGGACCTCAACAACAATGCCCTGTGCCTGGGCGGCTTCAGGCTAGGCCGTCTGGATGCCGCTTGGCTGAGCCCCCTGCTGGGTGAAAGAAGCAGAACTTACAGTCTACGCTACAACAACA CTAAGGGCCCGAGTCTGGCAAAGTACATCCAGTTTCTCCAGAGGGCCAAAAGTGTGAACTGTCCCCCTCGGTCAGTGACTGACCCATGTTTGACCTCTGGCTACATTTCTGATGAGAGCGACGActccagcttcagctttaccTCTTTGGAAGACGGCCTGTTTTTCAACGATGACATGGAGAGTGATG GAAGTGATTCGCTGTCTGGTGCTCTTTCTCCAAAGTCGTACAACAATTCATCAGAGGAGCTGAGGGGGGAATCCTTAAGGAGGAAGCAGGGCCGTCGCAGACATGCCAGCGCAGAG AGTGGTCAGACTGAGAGCGAGCACACTGAGCCTCTTCACAGAAGATATGGACGGAATAGCTCGAGTCAAAAAG TGCTGGGGTCTGCCGagaactctgctgctctgcccaaagagaaagagaggatcCACCTGCTGGACCTATCTGGGAATGAGCTGAACTCCCTGTCCTGTCTCAACGATGGCTTtgtccagcagcagctgtggcatATCCACCGTCTGGACCTGAGCTATAATTGTCTGCTCGAGTTTCCCTCTGAGCTCTGCCTG AGTTTGAAGAATTTGACTCGACTAGACCTGCAGGGGAATCAGCTCCAGTCGCTGCCACAGGAGCTGCTGTCTCTGCCCTCGCTGAGCATGCTGAACGCCTCTCGTAACTGCGTTGGCCCccagctgacctttgaccctgaagTTACCTGTCCAAAACTGAAGCAGCTCAACCTTTCATTCAACAAAATCACCACATTCCCTTTCGAGCTGGGCCGCACCATGCATACACTGGAGGAGCTTTATATGGAAGG aaACTGTATCACTGAGCTGTGCACACCTCTTTGTCTGCCTGAGATTAAGTTGCTTGATGTGAGCAAGAACGGTGTGGAGAATATTTCTGCAGATTTCCTGAGAAGCTGCCCCAAACTGGAAACTTTGAATGTCTCTATGAACAAACTCT GTTCCCTGTCCCGGCTGCCATCAAAGATTATGACACTAAAACTTGCAAACAATAGCTTTGCATCAATTCCCGAGGCTGTACTTGAACTTCCAGT GTTGCGGTCAGTAGATATGAGAACCAACAGCATCGTTGTTCTGCCTGGCCCGGCGTCCTGGGTGTCCAGCATCATCAGAGAGCTGATGTTCAGTCAGAACTGCATACAGACTCTGGATCTGAGTGGACCTATCCACAAATGGACCAGACTGGAGAAACTCCACCTTAGTGCCAATAGGCTCACTGAG ATCCCTCCCCAGATTGGCTTGTTGGAAGGCCTGACTTCCCTGGATGTGAGTCATAACACTAACCTGCGCTCATTCCCAGATGAAATGGGAAAACTGAGCAGACTGTGGGACCTGCCACTAGATGGCCTTCAGCTGCAGCTGGACCTCAAACTCACTGGCAGCAAGACAAAAGACATAGTCAG GTTCCTTCAGCAGCGGCTGAAGAAGGCAGTGCCATACTATCGGATGAAGCTCATCGTGGTGGGGAACGCAGGCAGTGGAAAGACCAGCCTGATCCAGCAGCTGATGAAGCTAAAACGCTCGCAGCTGAACTCAAAACAGACGTCTTTTGGCATTGACGTCCGCGACTGGACCGTCAGGGAACGAGACAAGAAGAAAATGGTGCTGAATGTCTGGGACTTTTCAG GAGGAGAGGAGTTCAGTGGTTCTCACCCTCACTTCCTGACGTCCAGAGCTCTCTACCTGGTAGTTTACAACATCAGCAAGGGAACTAGTCAAGTGGACGCTCTCAAACCTTGGCTCTTCAACATCAAA GCAGTAGCACCGCTGTCTCCAGTCATTCTGGTGGGCACCCACACAGATGTGAGTGAGGACTCACAGCTGCAGAACTGCCTGAGCAAAATCAGACAGGAGATCCTGATCCACCAAGGCTTCCCTGTTATCAGGGATTATTACATGGTCTCAGTCTGTGAGGACTCGGATGCCATCGCCAGACTCCGTAAGGCCATTGTCCGGGAGGTCACCAGCTTCAAG ATACAAGACCAGCCCGTGATGGGTCAGCTGGTGCCAGACAGCTACGTGGAGCTGGAGCGCCGGATTCTTCAGGAAAGAGCCAGGGTTCCTCCAGAGTTCCCTGTCCTCAGGCACCATGAGCTCCTGCAGCTCATCCAAGAGAGTCAGCTGCAGCTGGAGGAAGCTGAGCTCCCTCATGCCATCCACTTCCTCAGCGAAGTCG GGGTTCTATTGCACTTCGATGATCCTGCACTTGAGCTTCAGGAGCTTTACTTTATTGACCCACAGTGGCTATGCAGTGTCATCTCACAG AAACTGAccttaaagagctgtggctacTGGGAGCATCCTAAAGGAGTGGTCCAGCGCTCTGTCGTGGAAAAGTTTCTGTCTGAGACTAAGTGTTTCCCAAAGAGTCACCTGACACAGTTCTTGAAGCTGCTGGAGAAGTTTCAGATTGCTCTTCCGTTTGGCGAGGACCAGCTGCTGGTACCCAGCAG tttgtccaaacacagacCCGTAATAGAACTGCCTCACTGTGAGAACTCTGAGGTGATCGTCCGACTGTATGAGATGCCGTACTTCCCCATGGATTACTGGTCTCGGCAGATCAGCCGCCTGCTAGAGGCATCCTCCTACTTGCTTTGTGGAAGGG AAAAAATGGTCCGACCCAACCGGATCTACTGGAGGAGAGGAATTTACCTAAACTGGTCCCAGGAGGCGTACTGTCTGGTGGAGGAAAACCCCTCCAGCTGTGTCAGAATAACCGTGCCTGCATCATGCAAAG GCCGGCTGCTGCTGGGTCAGGTGGTGGATCACATTGACTCCCTGCTGGAGGAATGGTTTCCCGGCCTGCTAAACACCGACATGCACGGCAGTGGAGAAGCTCTGCTGAAGAAGTGGGCTCTGTACAGCCCAGAGGATGGGCAGGAGTGGAGGAAGATTCCCCTGGAAGACATTTTTACAG ATTTTTTGGGAGCGAGTGCAGAAAATCGGCCCTGCACTCTTCCCGTCTTTCAAACAGCCCCTGATCTGTTATTGAGTGACCAGCCTGCAGGAACAACACTGGACAGTGAAGAACTGGATATAGATCTGTCTTTAGAGAACCGACTGG GGGACGGTGGCTTTGGAACTGTCTATCGAGGCGTCTATAAGAACGAAGATGTAGCTGTGAAGATATTCAACAAGCATGCTTCTGAGCTTTACATCTACAGACTCCTCAGACAG GAATTAGTCGTTTTGGGTCGCCTCCGTCACCCCAGCCTGGTGAGCCTGCTGGCAGCCGGCTCGACTCCTCAGGTCCTGGTGATGGAGCTGGCTCTGCGCGGCTCTCTGGATTCCCTTTTCCAAAAGAAGAATGTTAGCTTCAACCAAAAGCTCCAGCACAGGATTGCCCTGCAGGTGGCAGATGGGCTCAG GTACCTTCACTCAGCCATGATCATCTATCGGGATCTGAAGCCTCACAACATCCTCCTGTTCAACCTGAAGACCGACTCTGACATCATCGCCAAGATCACAGACTACGGCATCGCTCAGTACTGCTGCAGCATGGGAGTAAGAAGCTCCGAGGGGACAGCAG GTTTCCGAGCTCCAGAGGTTGCCCGAGGTAATGTGATTTATAATCAGCAGGCTGATGTGTTCTCGTTCGGCCTGCTGCTCTACGACCTGATGACGCGTGGCGAGCGCATTTCAGACGGCATGAAGTTTCCCAGCGAGTTTGATGAAATTGCAGTTCAGGGAAAGCTGCCAG ATCCAGTTAAACACTACGGTTGCTCACCTTGGCCCAGCTTTCAGGTTCTAATAAAGGAGTGTCTGCAGGAGAGCCCACAGGATCGACCCACTTCTGCTCAG GTGTTTGACAGGTTGAATTCAGGTGAAATGCTGTGTCTTATGAGGGAGCTTGTGGTTCCCGGGGTTTTGAGCGCTGAGTGCTTCATTCTGAGCTCTGGCGCCGACAGCAATTCTTCCAGCCACCGGGTCTGGCTTGGTGGAGGCAGCAGGACCCAGAAGAAGGgatccatcacagctgtggACCTGAACACCAACACGGTCGCTACACAG GCTGGTTCTTTCGAGGTCGACACCAGTCCCGTCCTGTGCCTCGTGACCGTCCAAATCCCAAACGAGGACAGCGATTGGCTGGTGGCAGGCACCCAGTCTGGCTCTTTAGTGGTCATCAACAGTCGGGACACGTCGACTTGGCAccacctgcagagggtcaccgACGCCGTCACATCACTGTACTTCCATGTACACCCTCGACGCAC tCAAAGAAAGAATTATTTGCTGGTTGGGACAGCAGATGGAATTCTTAGCATTTATGAGGACTCTGTGCTCAAG CAGGAGAATGGCCAACCGGTTAAAACGCTCAGTGTGGGCAACGTCAACACTCCGGTCATGTGTTTGGGCCAGTCGGTGCATTCACTGGACAGCAGGTCTGTGTGGGCCGGCTGCGGACCCAAGATCCTTTCCTTCACTGCTGACTATGATGTCTGCAAGTCCATCGACACAAGACCGAACCTCTTTTCCCA CCAGCAGCGGTCACTGGGGAGCGAGGCGTGTGTGTATCGTATGGTTGTGGATAAGTACGTGTACCTCAGCAAAGCCAGGACAACAACTGTTGAGGTTTGGGACAAGAGGAGCGAGAGGATGGTGGACTGTATTGACTGTGCTCAGATTATTAG ACGTGACAGAGGCGGGGACGGCAGAGAAGCTGAGCTGCCCTCTGAGGCGTCGCCCTCCTGGGCCACAGTGAAGGCCCTGCTCTTGCCAAACGCCGCCATGCTCTGGATCGGCACTAGAAGGGGCCACCTGCTGCTACTGGAGCTCCCCAAACACCAAATTCTGCAGGTCATGGAGTCCCACTGTGATTCTCTCCGCTGCATGGCATCTGCACTCATAC aaacaCTTAACAGGGAGAATGTGGTGCTGGTTTTGGGCCGAAGACAAACTCAGCACAAGAATCCAAATG ATGAGGAGTCTGTGCTTACGGTGTGGAACAGCATGCTCCCGGTGGAGGTCAAAGACCTGAAAAAGCACTG